GGCTGTCTCCGCCGCCACCCACTCGGAGCTCGGGCCGCAGGGCAGGGGCGGCGGAACCCGGTTTACGGCCCAGGCCTCCAGCCACGCGTTCGAGGTGGAGGACTTTGCCTCGGCCTTCCTGCGGCTTGAAGGCGGCGGAACGCTTGTGGTCGAAGCAAGCTGGGCCACATACCGGGAAGCGGACGACCAGCTGGAGTTCACGGTCTACGGCACCGACGGCGGCGCCGAGCTCAAGGCCCATGGGGCTCCTTTTCCACCCATCGGCGAACTCCGGGTGTTCACTGACAAGGACGGCGAATCCGCCGACTACATGCCCGCCGTCATACCCGGCCGCGCCCACGATGCAGTGGTGGAGGATTTCGTCACCGCGGTGCGCGGCGGCGCGCAGGTATGGGGCCGGCATGATGGCTCCCTGGCGCTGTACCGGGCACAGATCATCGATGCCTGCTACCAGTCAGCACTGGAGCAGAGGGAGGTTCGGCTCTAATGAACGGAAAACTGCGGATCCTGGTGTGGAACGAGGGCGTGCATGAGGCCAACAACCAGCCGTCCCACATCGGGGAGATCTACCCGGAAGGCATCCACGGCGCCATCGCCGCCGGGCTTCGCTTCCATCTTCCGGATGCGGAGGTCACGACGGCGGTACTCGCCACAGATGATGAGCATGGGCTTGCGGAGGAGGTGCTTGCGGACACGGACGTCCTGCTGTGGTGGGGCCACATAGCCCATGCCGAGGTCAGCGATGCCGTCGTCGAACGCGTCCACCGGCACGTGCTGGGCGGGATGGGGCTGATTGTGCTCCACTCGGGGCATTTCTCGAAGATCTTCACCAAACTGCTGGGGACCAGCTGCTCTCTTGCCTGGCGGAACGACGGCGAGCGCGAACTGGTGTGGACCGTGAAGCCCTCGCATCCCATCGCGGACGGCGTGGACAGCCCCATCGTCATCCCCGAGCAGGAGATGTACGGCGAGCTGTTCGACATTCCGGACCCGGACGACCTGATCTTCATCAGTTCCTTCGCGGGCGGTGAGGTGTTCCGCTCCGGCGTCACCTTTACCCGGGGCAAGGGCCGCATCTTCTACTTCAGCCCGGGCGACCAGGAGTACCCGGTGTACCACCACCCGCAGGTCCAGCGCGTTCTGGCCAACGGTGCGAAGTGGGCGGCGCAGCCGGGCCTTGACCGTTCCGCCCCCTCGGTGACCAACCCCGGGCGGGAGTGGTTCCAGGCCGAAAACCGTCATTGACATCGGGTGCCCGCAAGAGCAGATTGAGAGCGTTGATCCATGGGTCCGGCAGGCTCTGGACGGGGCACATCCCGCCCTGCCGGCCCCGATTCCCGGCCGCGCACAGCCCCGGACGAACTCAATAACCACTCCTTACGAAGGAGCCAGCAATGCCCGCAGTAACGGTGAAGGACCTGGAGTCCAAATCATTTGACCAACCGGATGAAAAGCGCCGCCCTCCCAAGACTCAGGTGGACGTAGTAAACATTGGTGGCGCCACCCTTGGCCGGTTCACCTTCGAGCCCGGCTGGCGCTGGTCGGAAACCGTCAAGACGGTGGTCCAGACGGACACCTGCCAGGTCAACCACCTGGGCGTCTGCGCCGCCGGGACCCTGACCGTGCAGATGGCCGACGGAACCGGCATGACCATCCAGGCCGGCGACGCGTACTCCATTCCGGCAGGCCACGACGCCTGGGTGGAAGGCAGCGAGACCTACGTTTGCTATGAAGTGATGAGCGCAGCAGAATTCGCCAAGCCCGCCTGACCCCAAGGTTCCCACGTATCGCCAGGAAAGGGAGGTCCGCCAGGACCTCCCTTAACTGCTGTTGTGGCCCTACGGTGGAGGGAACACAACGATCGGAGAACAATGAAAGTCACCGTCATCGGCGGCAGCGGCCACATCGGGTCGTTCCTGGTTCCCCGGCTGGTCCGTGCGGGCCACGACGTCACCGTCATCAGCCGCGGCAGCCGCAAGCCCTACAGCGAGGCACCCGAGTGGCAGGATGTGCACCAGGTCACCGCAGACCGGGAGGCGGAGGACCGCGACGGGACTTTCGGGGACCGGGTGGCCGCCCTGAAACCGGATGCTGTGGTGGACCTGGTCTGCTTCACCCTTGAAGCGGCAGCATCGCTGGTGCAAAGCCTGCGCGGCGAGGTGGGGCACCTGCTGCACTGCGGCTCCGTCTGGCGGTACGGTCAAAGCCTGAAGCTGCCCATCAGGGAAGGATCGGACTCGGCCGCGGAGCCTTTCGGCGAGTACGGCGTCCAGAAGAACCGGATCGCCCTGATGTTGAAGGAGGAAACGGCGCGCGGCGGACTGGCCACCACGTCGCTGCACCCAGGCCATATCGTCGGACCGGGCTGGCATCCGATCGGCCCGCTGGGAAACCTCGACCCCGCAGTCTGGCAGACCATCTCCGCCGGCCAGCCCCTCCGGGTTCCCGGCAGCGGCGCCGAGCTCATGCACCACGTGCATGCCGATGACGTGGCCCAGGCCTTTGAGAAGGCCATCGCACAGCGGGAAGCTGCTGCCGGCGAGGACTTCAACATCGTCGCCCCCACCGCACTGACCGTCCGCGGCTACGCGGACATCGCTGCGGCCTGGTTTGGCCACGCCGCGGTGCTGGAGACGGTCAC
This window of the Pseudarthrobacter defluvii genome carries:
- a CDS encoding NAD-dependent epimerase/dehydratase family protein → MKVTVIGGSGHIGSFLVPRLVRAGHDVTVISRGSRKPYSEAPEWQDVHQVTADREAEDRDGTFGDRVAALKPDAVVDLVCFTLEAAASLVQSLRGEVGHLLHCGSVWRYGQSLKLPIREGSDSAAEPFGEYGVQKNRIALMLKEETARGGLATTSLHPGHIVGPGWHPIGPLGNLDPAVWQTISAGQPLRVPGSGAELMHHVHADDVAQAFEKAIAQREAAAGEDFNIVAPTALTVRGYADIAAAWFGHAAVLETVTWDRFREDTTRDYAESSWGHLYRSQCFSIEKAASVLGYAPRYEPEQAIFEAVEWLVDHGQLHVARPLGAPAGVE
- a CDS encoding cupin domain-containing protein: MPAVTVKDLESKSFDQPDEKRRPPKTQVDVVNIGGATLGRFTFEPGWRWSETVKTVVQTDTCQVNHLGVCAAGTLTVQMADGTGMTIQAGDAYSIPAGHDAWVEGSETYVCYEVMSAAEFAKPA
- a CDS encoding ThuA domain-containing protein, giving the protein MNGKLRILVWNEGVHEANNQPSHIGEIYPEGIHGAIAAGLRFHLPDAEVTTAVLATDDEHGLAEEVLADTDVLLWWGHIAHAEVSDAVVERVHRHVLGGMGLIVLHSGHFSKIFTKLLGTSCSLAWRNDGERELVWTVKPSHPIADGVDSPIVIPEQEMYGELFDIPDPDDLIFISSFAGGEVFRSGVTFTRGKGRIFYFSPGDQEYPVYHHPQVQRVLANGAKWAAQPGLDRSAPSVTNPGREWFQAENRH